One Ricinus communis isolate WT05 ecotype wild-type chromosome 2, ASM1957865v1, whole genome shotgun sequence DNA segment encodes these proteins:
- the LOC8286051 gene encoding CWF19-like protein 2 yields the protein MLSEIKIIPRDQAEKERGDASREKRKNSSGKREKERRKRKNSYSSSSDDDIGKITKGSRKKKKKWYSSDEYSLEDSGNSGREGSSDKNDKKPSSRRKNKERKHRKKRYSSEEYSSSDSEDDGRKRSGKGGRKKNKERGEKDVGFDSPEDREIMRKEMGLDWMLRPADRTDRKPAVNIDDQPQEPHTEEVKRVNPRELNPYLKDNGSGYPDDAEEQRGGGHQLPSSSVVGDGGASWRLKALKRAQEQAAREGRKLEQVVEERWDSLGQLTVSAASHTVAPARAHLHAIKNRKREQAEENQTNVDGKNERDVEKNAGRGYLKDLSVRHSEMRAPKAHDSLSWGKRKSQKLSSNDASIISAAVSGMNKFADDGSFLSNILSRQNDPASSVSSHKNQDENVESKVTSSEMNSPSEGIATAKEALSANQLAAKALQLRIKGKHEEADKLMEEAKNIKVKQGAGEILSRPQKNVSTNRYVAQEFPARRKEEDADRHLAQKIIQNKQYSLSGRADDEYDFEDGPSRKSRKKTIGNDQKSTEKNILGKRILTQQERCLFCFENPNRPKHLVVSIANFSYLMLPQWQSVVPGHCCILPMQHDSSTRTVDNNVWEEIRNFKKCLIMMFAKQEKDLVFLETVMGLAQQRRHCLIECVPLPREIAKQAPLYFKKAIDEAEDEWSQHNAKKLIDTSQKGLRGSIPKDFPYFHVEFGLNKGFVHVIDDEQQFKSSLGLNVIRGMLRLPEEDMYRRRRHESVDLQKQAVANFAREWEPFDWTKQLD from the exons ATGCTTTCTGAGATTAAGATTATACCCCGTGATCAG GCAGAAAAGGAAAGAGGGGATGCTtctagagaaaaaagaaaaaattcaagtggtaaaagggaaaaggaaaggagaaaaaggaagaattcGTATAGTAGTAGTTCAGATGACGATATCGGGAAAATAACGAAAGGGTctaggaagaagaagaagaaatggtaCTCTTCTGATGAGTATTCATTGGAAGATTCAGGTAATAGTGGAAGGGAGGGAAGCTCAGACAAAAATGATAAGAAACCCAGTAGCAGAAGAAagaataaggaaagaaaacatCGTAAAAAACGTTACTCGTCTGAGGAGTATTCTTCTTCGGACTCTGAAGATGATGGTCGAAAAAGAAGTGGAAAAGGtggaagaaagaagaataaggAAAGAGGAGAAAAAGATGTGGGTTTTGATTCGCCTG AGGACAGAGAAATTATGAGGAAAGAAATGGGTTTGGATTGGATGCTTAGGCCTGCAGACAGGACTGATAGAAAACCTGCAGTTAATATTGATGACCAGCCGCAGGAACCTCATACAGAGGAG GTAAAGAGAGTGAATCCCAGGGAATTGAACCCATATTTGAAGGATAATGGAAGTGGCTATCCAGACGATGCAGAAGAGCAAAGAGGAGGTGGGCATCAACTCCCTTCTTCTTCAGTTGTTGGTGATGGAGGTGCTAGCTGGAGACTGAAAGCGTTGAAACGTGCACAAGAGCAAGCAGCTCGAGAAGGAAGGAAGCTTGAACAG GTTGTAGAGGAAAGATGGGATTCTCTTGGTCAATTGACTGTTTCTGCAGCATCTCATACTGTGGCCCCAGCTCGTGCTCATCTACATGccataaaaaatagaaagagggAGCAAGCAGAAGAAAACCAGACTAATGTAGACGGCAAAAATGAGAGAGATGTAGAGAAG AATGCTGGTCGAGGATACTTGAAGGATTTATCTGTCCGACATTCTGAAATGAGGGCTCCCAAAGCACATGATTCCTTGTCTTGGGGAAAGCGAAAAAGTCAAAAGTTGTCTTCTAATGATGCAAGCATCATCTCTGCTGCAGTATCGGGCATGAATAAGTTTGCTGATGATGGAAGCTTCTTGAGCAACATCCTTAGTCGGCAGAATGATCCTGCTAGTTCTGTTAGTTCCCATAAAAACCAAGATGAAAATGTGGAGTCAAAAGTCACTTCGTCTGAAATGAACAGTCCTAGTGAAGGCATTGCAACAGCTAAGGAAGCATTGAGTGCAAACCAGTTGGCAGCTAAGGCTTTGCAGCTTCGAATAAAAGGAAAGCATGAAGAAGCTGATAAACTTATG GAAGAAGCTAAGAACATAAAGGTAAAGCAGGGTGCAGGAGAAATTTTGAGTAGACCTCAGAAGAATGTGAGCACCAACAG gTATGTTGCTCAAGAATTTCCTGCCCGAAGAAAGGAGGAGGATGCTGATAGGCATCTAGCACAAAAGATAATCCAGAATAAACAATATAGTTTATCAGGCCGGGCTGATGAtgaatatgattttgaagatgGCCCAAGCAGAAAGTCTAGGAAGAAGACGATAGGAAATGATCAGAAGTCTACAGAGAAGAATATTCTTGGAAAGCGCATCTTGACTCAGCAAGAGCGCTGCCTTTTCTGCTTTGAGAATCCAAATAGGCCAAAGCATCTTGTTGTGTCCATAGCAAACTTTTCGTATTTAATGTTGCCACAGTGGCAGTCAGTTGTTCCGGGTCATTGCTGTATCTTACCAATGCAG CATGACTCGTCTACAAGAACTGTTGACAATAACGTATGGGAAGAAATTCGCAATTTTAAGAAATGCCTTATAATGATGTTTGCAAAGCAAGAAAAGGACTTAGTGTTTCTTGAAACGGTAATGGGGTTGGCACAACAACGCCGCCATTGTTTAATTGAGTGTGTTCCCCTGCCCCGAGAAATTGCTAAACAGGCCCctctttatttcaaaaag GCAATTGATGAAGCTGAAGATGAGTGGAGTCAACACAATGCAAAGAAGCTGATTGATACAAGTCAAAAGGGGCTACGTGGATCAATTCCCAAGGACTTTCCTTACTTCCATGTTGAGTTTGGTCTAAACAAGGGCTTTGTCCATGTGATTGATGACGAGCAGCAGTTTAAAAGTAGCCTTGGCCTCAATGTGATAAGAGGAATGCTGCGCTTGCCAGAGGAGGACATGTATCGCCGTCGAAGGCATGAATCAGTGGATTTGCAAAAGCAGGCTGTTGCTAACTTTGCACGAGAGTGGGAACCTTTTGACTGGACAAAACAGCTTGACTAA